TgttgttttatgattatatattttatttattttccgttGTTAGTTTTTACTTAGTATTACAAACTACGCACAGAATGTAGGTACATAGAAGGTTTATATTTAAGGtgaaaatacaaaaagaaaaatcttgttttttgGGCGTATGCAAAATATctctcaaaattttaattacagtcgCATGAAGATATGCATGGAAGACAAACATGCATCATTTATAAAGATTATGATGTTTTCAGAAAAATTATGagcagaaatattttaaatataattacttaataatcaCATACCCATAAAATCTTAGGCGATTTAGTAGATTATAGTCTAttacaataaagataaacaaagatttacatattactatttattaagtatGCTACATTATTCAATAGTGCAGttctcgattaatatatatgtttatttatacaacgttataatttaacttaactaCTTCTATCcatacttccaaagttccgatagcaaTTTCATTGACATAGAAAACGCCATTatttcacgaatccataatcaatttcatatattattcaagacTAGCTGAACTCGCGAAATCGACCGAGGAATTCAGTTTGTAATGAAAATCTTTAAAGAATTTGCATACAACCCCTGATCTATAACTTTACCCCATTTAAGGATAAGAAAAATTAGCCTGTGTCCATCCTTGGTGTTCAAATTTcttttgtaccaaatttcatcagcATTGGTTCAGAGGTTTAGCCGAGAAAGtctaacagacagacagagatacttgAGCAGGTTGTACGTTATAAGATTGTATATATGGATTCGGAATTATACTGCGATCAAAGCTTTTGTGAGACGGTTCAACTGATTTTCGCCTGTAGTGATCACGAGTCTTATTATTCGTGCATCGCGAAAGTTTAaggtgtatatatatttacaaacattttacaaaaaaagtgtttttccaTGACATAGGCTTGTAGATTGGGGTCAACAGAACcacatataatgtttaaattataatcagtgTAGTACCAAATTTTATATACTCGTTAAGTTCTTATTATAAAGGTTGATATTTATaggtttttatcaaaaaaatatgagtttaaATTATAAGGAGCGTTAAAAGTTACCGGTTCTCtacgttttaataatttctataatagGCAGTTCTATTATGTTCTTTCAGATGTTTTGAAAGAATATAATAGTACTGCGTTAAACGCGCCAGACGACACCGAGTGGGTAGGGGTCCCGAGGGTGTTACATGTAACAGatattatgtcaataataatataatatattatctatacatatagtAAAACTGTAAATTCTGTGTATATAAGGGAGGGAGATATTTATAAACGTAACAGGATAGGACTAAATGATATAAAGAGGACCGTTGAGTTCATTTCTATAacttttgtctgtctgtattcaatatttaaatattggcttaaaatattgttagttttaatacgtcaatgtaaaaatataagtagaagacgcattaaatactatttgaatattttttttttcttatgcttagtatataagaataatatataataatcgattCATTGTGTTTGACGCAGGTGTACAAAAGAGAATTACACAACACTCCTTTAGGCAAGTGGGTAATCAGATCACATCTGTTTAACTGAATTATACGTTGTTATGACTAATTGATGCAACGATAacccaattaaataatataataatatttactttgacaatacatgtataaattCCATTGAAAAAGGTGTGACCCCAATGAGTCAAGGAAAACTTTCACTTATAAGGAGCAGTTGTTCGCTCATCATATCAAATCCAATCTGAACTAGTTCATAGTTGcactgatatttaaaatattttgtaatattaaaagaacaCTCTGTATAAGGTCAATTCCTGATAAAACTACTCGCGTATAACTCGCTAGCAGATAGTGTTTAGTGTATAATCATAAGCATTTTAGTGATCGATTTTTCGTCTATTTGAAAATAGATCAAACGAAATGGAAACGCTTTATTTAGTTCTATCTCTATGCGTTTTGCAAGTGCATTCTATGGCGCTCACGGGACCAGTTTTAACAAGATACCGACCGTGCGAACTTGGTGTGATACATTTCGACAAAATAACGGATTTATTGTGGCGCGGTGAAATAGACTTAGAATTATACCATAAGTTAGTGAATGTGGAGATTGAAATCACCTTTGAGAAGCAGATGTCGCTCCACGGGGTAaccaaatttgaatttttatataatattttatactatttcttaaatataccGTTTAAGGTTAAACtcattttgaatatgttttttttgttgaagtTTTGCTAGTGGACTGCTATACTATCAAACGGGAAATAGTTGtttagctatttttttattggaattataATTGCAATATGATCGTAATGATTACTACAAACACTAACAATAATTAGTAGTACAATAGTCGTATAATGTATGAGTAACTCTCTTTTATTCTCTGAAGTCgttgctttattaatttaacgagATATAAAATGATTGTCCGTATGATTTTACAacgaaactattttataatcgaatacaatgttttttagATTTCGCATAATTcaactgttattattaaaaataagtcacACGACTTCATATTCAAACCAAAAGGTGATGTTCcaaagaaatattacatatttacatcAATTAATGGAAGTACTACCCCCGAAATACCTGTTGTGTCGACCTTTAGACTTAATGAAATGGTGCTTTGTAACGATTATGTTAAGGTAagtgagatatttatttaatttaaacttaattattaaatgaagattaaagtaattcaattaatattatcattgtttCAGTAAGAGGTTTCGAATAAAAGGATCtcttattaatacataaattctATCATCGTCCTGTATTTACAGCATTTGGTTATTACGCTTTATGCTcaaaactatactaatattattattaatttaatgtatatatttgttttatctgtaaCTATTTGAAcatcaatacataaaataaaaataaataaagattaattgtgTTTTAGGCCACTCAAACGATTAATTCTTTAAATGTGACAAAGGCAAACGACAGAGATTACCGACACTACTGCGGTAGGAGAGCCTTAGAACACGGAGAATTGACTTCTATACGAACCGATTCTAAGTCTGGGGACTGGCCATGGCATGTGGCGATATTGATAAGAAAACCAAATACGAATCTAGCGAATTACCAGTGTGGAGGAAACGTTATAACCAGGACTGCCATTCTAACCGGTGGGGACGTTTTCCTTCGCTATTCAATTATTTCCTTGATCGATTGAATTTCTCGTTTCCTTTATACAATCCtttgaaaagatttttaatttaaaagtgtattttgagGACGacgatatattatacatttctgtctcaaataaattatattaaatgaataaatgaaatgtaGCCTTTGTGATTTACGGGATGTTAAGGTTTCGTGCAAGACCACTTTGCTTGGTATAATTGATGAGTATTACACATTGtgtcaccaaacagcaatacttagtattattgtgattTGGTTTCAAGATTGAACAATCAGttataattataggcacaagggaaataacatctcagTGACAGATAGTAATGATTTCTTACTGAGTCAATATAATTGAACGGTGGTTACGACTTGCCGTCATCTGGCCTGTTTGCAGTCTGCCtaccgaaaataaaataaaagccttAGTAACTCGTAATAGGCATTTGATACTTACGGTGCACGGTCGGTTGAGCGTTAAATGTTACGATAAATGATTgtaatgtatatgttattattaaagcaataaataaatttatatgtacttaGTTTCGTTATTGTcttaaatgtgtattttttgtaattacgtTAGttgattgtaaatttaattttagctgGACATTGTATGTTCTTAGAAGGGAATTTAATAGAAACTGAGAGAATTGTCATTGAAGCCGGTGTTGCAAACCTCAAAAATATGAATGAGACTGGTAGACAAACATTGAAAGTAAGTTTCTGAGATACCAAACTAATATTACatgcaaacatttattttaaatcgattatttttaaaacgatttagtGTTTTTTAgagatacttttttaataacattatataaatttacataaaaaaatattatattgtattccaTTCCATTCTTATCtcaaatcattaatttttaatgtttaattccgatgttaaaataaatagtttattacaatcctggtaataacataaaatttaatttacaacgaCACCGCAGTACCTAACACATAACTCGTTTCATTGTTAGCATACATTTGTATTAATCCATCTTTTATACTGTTTTATTCCAGGCTGAGAGAGTAATTCTGCATCCGGGCTACAGTACAGAGCACGCTACTTCAGATCTCGCTATTGTAGTTGTAAATAAACTGCGCTATACTGAATACGTCCAACCTATTTGTATTTGGGGGCCAGTGTACGACAAAACTGCGCTTTTTGGCAAGCCAGCTGTggtaaacattaatataaatagtctaTACAATGAGAACTATACAAGttacattttatgaaaattgctaaataatctttatttttataataagagttaatattattctgtactaaaattaataaaaagttttgaatgggtaaattaattaaactatctCGTGGAAAGTCTCGAcccaatttatattataggacTAAAGGACTTTGGACGTTTTAACCACAGGCTTTAATTAGTTTTCACACTTACTTACTACTACTATctaatactattaattataaagatactAACTAATATAAACGTGAAAgtattttgtctgtttgttacgcttaaACGCCCTAAATACTCAACTGATCCTCATGAAATTTTCTATACGCGTGGGcggaaacaaataataaaaacaagttaaagtatatatttagataatctttataaaattataattaaaacatcatagcttcttattaaaagttatatcaaaaccttcacaattatttacaataatgtcgagattgtaatattttttatgttgtttatttaatattgtaatttatataataatatatatatcaaataatattatacacaggTGACTGGATTTGGGACAACGGAACAGAACGTGCTGTCAGACACACTTAGATCGACGGACACGTTAATACAGAACGACACAACGTGCATTGCATATATGCCTAAATTGTATTCGAAATTGcttaatgaatttacaatttgcGCGGGCTTTGGACCGAACACTGGTgagtttataacattattaaataaatcataaattcaGTTCGAAGATTaccatatatatgtttatttttgaattacgattattatatttattataacctttaataaaagtttattgttatatcttTACGGAATAGAGGCGTACCTGTGTTTGTGGGAACACGTAAGGACTATAATAATTCATGCACATTTGGCTGTTCTCCGTTGAAAATGGTCGCCGTGTcagataaatatcattattacttTTTGGTGTTTCATTTTGAATGCAGAGAAGTAATGGTTTTATAATCACTTacgatatacatatacatatgtatatcgtaCACACGCACCCTTTTTGTGGATATCCTTTATGAgaagtgaaattttaaaattctcaATGTTCTGTTACATATTCTATATGactatctaaataattattaaaaatatat
This DNA window, taken from Vanessa tameamea isolate UH-Manoa-2023 chromosome 7, ilVanTame1 primary haplotype, whole genome shotgun sequence, encodes the following:
- the LOC113401288 gene encoding serine protease gd-like, translating into METLYLVLSLCVLQVHSMALTGPVLTRYRPCELGVIHFDKITDLLWRGEIDLELYHKLVNVEIEITFEKQMSLHGISHNSTVIIKNKSHDFIFKPKGDVPKKYYIFTSINGSTTPEIPVVSTFRLNEMVLCNDYVKATQTINSLNVTKANDRDYRHYCGRRALEHGELTSIRTDSKSGDWPWHVAILIRKPNTNLANYQCGGNVITRTAILTAGHCMFLEGNLIETERIVIEAGVANLKNMNETGRQTLKAERVILHPGYSTEHATSDLAIVVVNKLRYTEYVQPICIWGPVYDKTALFGKPAVVTGFGTTEQNVLSDTLRSTDTLIQNDTTCIAYMPKLYSKLLNEFTICAGFGPNTGINPRNGDSGGGLVVPTMQPDHKISWFLRGVLSKCGLLTGQTFCDPKLYVVYTDVGPHYGWIYHHAGLRYSDNIIS